The genome window GCAGCAACGACATCAGCAACTTGCAAACCCTCTGCGGCACCTGCAACCAAAAGAAAACCGACAAACTAGACCCCCGCTTCAGGCGACACTTTGACCTGTGATATTTAACAGTATAATAAAATCAGCAATTTAAGCTTGAAATTGTTAACCTCTGTTCGATCGCACTTTTAATCCCTAGCTTGGATAACTGCAATGCTGACAAAAACAGTTGACGTGCAAGAAGCACAGACAAATTTAAAAGAGTTATTATCTCTAGCACTTAAAGGCATAGAGGTTGTTCTCACAGAAGGTGGCATTCCCCTTGTCCGTTTAGCGCCGATCGCATCCCCAACTAAGCAGCGTACAGCAGGATTGCACGCAGGAGCAGTCTGGACAAGTAATGATTTTGATGAACCGTTACCAGACGAATTTTGGACAGGGAATCTATGAAATTACTGCTGGATACTCATACCTTTATAGGGAGCATCTCATATTTGTAAAAACACTTCTTCTGGCTCCTTCCTTCTTCCTCTTTCCTCCTGCCTCCTTCCTTCTTCCTCTTTCCTCCTGCCTCCTGCCTTAAAACTCCAATTTCTAGCTTAACTGCAAAAGTGAGATGCTCCCCCTTTATATTGTACTTTTACCTTTAATATCACGCCTCAAATCATTCATAACATCCGCGTTAATCCGCGTTAATCTGCGGTAAAAAAATCCTACCATCGATAATACCGATAAGGATCGTCTCCCTTCTCAAAATCGGTTCTGTAATCCCAGTGATAAAACTCCCGACTCGAACCGTTAAACACAGATCCATCCGCCTTAAAACTCGCCCCTAAATTAGCCAAAATCTGAGCATTTGCCCGGGTTTGCCGCCAGCGAGTAAAACGCAAATAAGTCTTAGTATCAGCATTCAAACTGTCCGGTTCAATCTGAGAAAAAATCGCCACACCCTTGCCAACTTTTACCCGGCTTAACAAACCGTCAGCACCCATTTCTCCCCCAGACTTAATCAACCAAGTATCATAAAAAGAGCGCGATCGCAAATCTGAGGCGCTAACCCCCTTCACCTCATCCCAACTCGGAACCGCCAGCGAACCCCCGAAATCCTGCGCTTGCTGCAAACCGACGCCCAAACCCGCCACAGGCACTTGACGCGGCAAGAAAAACGCCTTCCCGCCAGCATTCAAATAACCGCGCAAAGCTGCATCTTTTAGATTCGCTTCTCTCCCCACAATGACCAAATCAACATCATTAGAAAGCGAACTAGCGCGCTGATAAATTACCCCCAAACTGTCCAACTTTTGGGCATCTCCATCTCCCCCTATTAAAACCACTTTATCCGGCTTTCCAAGTACCGGAGAATTCATCCCGTAACTCACAATTTGTTGCACTAACTGCGCCGCCCCAGCATCTACAGAATAATGGTCTTCCAAATCCAACTCGTTTAAAATCAGCCGCCCTTTTCCGTAATCTAATTCCATCAGCGGCGAATAAGCTAAATCAAACTCAGATTCCAAAATAGGGCGCCAACCGCTGCGGTGCGGCTTCTCAATAGAAGCGCTGCTGACACCGCCGCGATTTCCCCAACGCCAGCCGTACCAAGGTTTATTTGCCGGACTCAAATTAGCGCCAGTTTGGATCGTATTTGGATAAGCTTCAACCAGGGTGCTTTCCCCCGCCCAATCCCGCAAATCTTCACTGTCTAAACCGCTAATTGCCGGATGGTTGCTGTCAACTGGAAAAGCGCGGCGGCTGACGTGGGCAGCAACCCGGAAACCCGTATTTTCCAGCCATTCCCGGCGCTGAGGAAACACAATTGCTTTGCCGCCGTTTCGCACAAAACTTTCTAAACTTCCCGGCAAATTTTCCCCGCTAGAAAACGCTTCCCTACCGATAATTAATAGCGATGCAAGTTGCGAACCATTCCACGGTACAAGCTGATGACCTAACTGTTGTAACATGGCCGATGTTTTGCCCGCTGGATCGAAGATTGTCAGCGTATCCTTGCTTTTGGCTTGATTGGGAAAAACCCGGAAAGCAAATGTATCAGAATGCGATCGATCGCCCACCCGCGCAGTCAAGCGAATTTCGCCGTCAGCCTTGCTAGAAATGGTATTTGGCAAATTTAGCTCAATTGGGAAAAACAGCGTACCTGCCGACTCAATCGTCCCTTTTTCCTCGCCTTTTTTTACTTCTTTCCCGCCCACCAAAACTCGCCAATTAAACGAAAATTCTTGCGCTGCCCGCGTATCGTTAATTAACACTACTTGCTTAGCCAGTTTTCCGCCCACAAACAAATTGCGATCTTTCGCAGTAAAAACCGGACTAGCACCAGCAATCCAAGCCAAAGTAGAGCTATTATTATTCATAATTGCCTCGCCCCCAGGATGAACAATATAAGCTTCGGGCTGCAAATAATTCAAAAGATTATTTGAGACTTGCTTCAAATAAACTCCCCGGCCACCAGGTTGAAATGCCCCAATATCCACCTTTTTTTTGCCCGCTTCGGAAACTTCCCAACCGTGCCCGTCATTCCAAGGAATCATCCCCCCAGAGATTCCAAAAGTCCGCCAACTCCGCCAAGTATTTGTACTGAATAACTGCTGCAACTTTTGAAAAGCGGGTGCAAAATCTAACTCTTTTTTAAAATGCCAGCTTTGATACTCCTGACCCCTGAAAAACTGCTCGCGAATTTTATTTTTATAAGCGGCAGTTTCCAACTCGTAAGCCTGCTTACCAAAATAAATGGCCGCAAACTCAGTCATCCAAGGTTCGCTGAGAATCGCCTGACCAAAACCTTTGCGTGCCCGCATCATCGTGGCGTGCAGAGGAGTCCCAAACTCGACAGCCATGTAGGGCATTTCCCCGGTTTTACTCCACTCAGAAATCCACTCTTCCCGTTCTTGCAAGGGAATCATATTTAAATAAGTATTCAGCGCGTAAACATCGCCGAAGTATGCGCCTTGGTGTACCATCACAGGTCGGGTTGGGTCAGCCGATTTAATGGTAGCTATAGCGTCATTTCCTAGGGGAGTGTTGACCCGCAAACGCTCGTTTTCCGAGGGACTGAGAGTTCCTTCTACTTTGCTTTTGCCGATGCGGCGGGGATTTTGGTCGTCAGCATTGCCGAAAAAATTAGGACTTGTTGCCCACATTAATACTGATGGATGATTGCGGTAGCGGCGCATTTCAGTCACCATTCGGGCTTTCCAGCGGTTTTTCCAGTAAGGGTTTTTCCACTTGCCGTTCCAAGCGATAGGACTAATATCTAAAGCGGGAGCCATAATTGGAAAACCTTTGAGGTCTGCTCTTTCCGAAAATAACTCTCGGAAGTGCCATCTACCCCGTTCGTCGTGATTCCAAGGCCACATTTCTGTTATGTTAAAACCGGCTTTTACGTAGCCATCAATTAGGCGGTCAGAAACTTCTAGTATGCCGCCTTGCCAAGTATCGGAGTGCAAGATTGGTCGCAGCCGAAATTCAGTTCCGTTTAAGAAAAATTTGCGCCCTTCTATCCAAAATTCGCGGAAGCCAAAAGGTTGGTGGTATTGCGTATCAATGCCGCTGCCTTTTACTGCTAATTGCAGGGTGTAAAGGTTTGGTTGCCCGACATCCCAAAGACGGGGATTTGGCCAATTCCACTGGACTTGTAAGGTTTGAAGTGGTTTAGCTTGAACGCTGGCATTTGCGGTGAATTGTTGTTGTACTTTGCCTTTTTCGTCGAGCATTTGCGCGATTAATTCTACTTTACCGTTTTGGGCAACGTCTTTGAGTTCTACATCTAATTTAACTTGCTTTTTTCTGGTGGAAGTTTGGACGAATACGTCGCTAATTAGCGGGCCTGGGGGAAGGCTCAGAAGCCGTACTTCACCGATGATTCCCCGCGATTGCAACTTGGATTTTTCTGTGTAGATTTCTGTGGGGCCCATGATGACGGCTTTTTCCTTTTCATCGGATACTGCCACCACTAAGATGGATATGGTGTTTTGACCTAGTTTTGCTGCTTTGGTAATTTCAATAGTGCCGTAGGGCCAGGGGATTTGACCGCAGTTAATCCCGTTGACAAAGATGACTGCATCGGTGCTGACTCTGGCTAAGTCGATAAAGATGCGGCGGTTTGTCCAGTCGTCGGGAATGTCTATATTTTTCTGATACCAAGCTTTTGATAGTTGTTTACTGTTGAAGTTTTCCCAATCTTTGCCGCTGCCGCGAGTGATGATTCCGGGTACCGATTCGTTGTTTTCTTTTTGCCAGTCTCCAGGTACCGAGATGGAACCCCAATTTGGGGAGACGGGGGGGTTTTGGAGGTTGCCAACTGCGGGGACAAATTGCCAAGTTCCGTTGAGATAAATTTGGGATCGTTTGTTGTCGATCGCCCCGCCGGCCGCGATGGTAAGATTGGGGGAGCCGATCGACATCGCACAGTTGCTGGCTAAGTAGGGATTTTGAAGTGCGTAACCGACGAATCCAAAGAGGGTGGCGGCTGCGAAAAATAATCCGATAATTTTGGCCAGCTTGTGATTCACTCGCTTATTGCTCCCAGAAATTAGATAATCTAATTTGTCCCTGGATCTATGATAGCAGTTGATTCAGCACCAATCCCGCACTCAATCTGTCTCTGGGAAGATGGCACAGAGCCGACAAATGTGGTTTTGTATAGAAAAAATAAACACTTAGTTTTAATTAAGTTTTAACCAGGTTGTTTCATCGACATCAGCAATAGTACGATCGCGCCATCGCTACAGGTCAACAAAAATGACTCGGTTTCAGGTCTTGCCCTTATCAATTAAATCTTACAGTATTGCTACATTGAGCGCTTGCACGGCTTTACTGCTGACATCTCTGTTACTTTTGTCCTTCCAGCCAGCTCCTGCAATCTTACTTTTGGCCGCTGCAATGGTTATCGCTTGGTATGGGGGCTTGAAGTCCGCAGAACAAGAACTAGAAATAGAACGTAATATTATTTCAAAAGTAATTGACACGACAGCTTGCTTGATTGTAGTTCTCGACAGCCAAGGGCGGATTGTCCGCTTTAACCAAGCTTGCGAAAAAACTACAGGCTACTCGACAGCCGAAGTAATCAATAAATATCTTTGGGATTTGTTCTTAATTGCCGAAGAAATAGAGCCGGTTAAAACAGTTTTTACCAAGCTCAAAGGCGAACATTTTACCAGCGAATATCAAAACTATTGGCAAAATAAAAATGGGGATAAGCGCTTAATTTCTTGGTCGAATACTGTGACGACCGATGGCGATGGTTTGGTCGAATATGTGATAGGAACTGGTATCGATATTACCGAGCGGCAAAAAGCAGAAATAGCCCTGGCTTTATCCTACACCAACCTAGAAAGCCGCGTCCTACAGCGGACAGAAGAACTGACACTAGCTAAAGAAGCGCTGCAAGCTCAAGAAGAACGATTTCGCTGTTTAAGTTCCTGTTCGCCTGTCGGCATTTTTATCGCAGATTGTGAGGGGCGCTACACCTATGCAAACCCGCGCTGTCAGGCTATTTGCGGCTTGAGTTTGACAGAACTTTTAGGAGATGGTTGGGAGAATTGCATTCACCCGGAAGACAGCGATCGCGTATTGGCCCGATGGCTAGATTATACTCGGCAAGGTGGGGAATATGCGATCGAGTATCGCCTGCAAACACCAGAAGGAATTGTGCGCTGGATTAACGTTTGTTCCTCGCCGATGTTCTCCGACTCCGGCGAACTCATCGGATACGTGGGTACGGTGAGAGATGTCACCGAAAGACAACAAGCGCAAGCAGCATTGGCAAGCAGCGAACAGCAACTGAGAACGCTGCTAGAAAATACGCCAGATATAATTATCCGCACGGACAAAGAACTGCGTGTTATTTATGTAAATCAAGCAGTTGAAAGAAGCCAAGGAAAACCGTTTTCATTCTTCCTGGGTAAAACCTGTCAAGAAATAGGAATGCCGCCGGAAGTGTGCCAGATGTGGGGTGAAACCCTGCACAAAGTGTTAGAAACAGGTCAAGAAGAAATTATCGAATTTCAGGCTTTCTCAATCAACGGCCTCCGAAGTTATCAATGCCGCGTAGTTCCAGAATTTGATAAAAATGGCGTACCAGAATCAGCCTTAATTGTCGCCCGCGATATCACAGAAATAAAACTTGCGGAAACTCAAAGATTGCAGTTAACAATCGAGCAAACAGCGAGAGAAAAAGCGGAAATAGAACAGCAGCGCTCGGCATTTTTAGCAGAAGTCAGCAAAATGCTGGCTGCTGCGTTTGACGGGGAAACGCTTCTGCAAAAGGTAGCAGAATTAGCAATAAATTCGATCGCCGACGGGTGCTGCATTCATTTGCTCGAAACCGACTCAAAAGTCCGTCTAGTCGCTGTGGCTCACGCAGAACCCTCTATAGTTGAGACTATTAATAACTTCAGCATCCGCAGTTCGATCGCGGACAATGCTGTTAACGGCTATCCGCTGGTAATCTGCAGCGGAAAATCCCAACTAATTGCCGAAGTGGATGAGGAAATTTTAGCAGCAGGAGCCGAAAATGCAGCAGAAATCGAAAAATTGCGCTCGCTCAATATCGGAGCTCACGCTTGCGTACCGCTGAGGGCTCGCGGGCGGGTAATGGGTTCCATCACTTGCTTTACCTCAAAGTTCGGCCGCCGCTACAGTGCAGAAGACATGGCAATGCTAGAAGACCTAGCATATCGCGTCGCGATCGCCCTAGACAACGCCAGACTTTACACTGAAGCGCAGCAAGCACTATCTCAAACATCGCAATCCTTTGCCTTAATTGACTCGCTGTTAGAAGCATCTCCCCTAGCGATTGGCTTTCTCGATCGCTCCATGCGCTTCATCCGTATCAATCAAATATTAGCAGAACTCAACGGTTTGCCGATAGAACAGCATCTCGGCCAAGACTTCCGGCAATTGTTGCCAGAATCTGCTGCCAAATTTGCGCCGATAATTCAACAAGTTTTAGAAACCGGCCAGCCTGTTTTAAACTTAGAAATGAGCGGCGAACCTCCGGGAAAACCACAAACTTTAGGCTACTGGCTCGCCAACTACTACCCAGTGAAAAATGAAAGGGGAGAAATAATCGGAGTCGGCCTAATTATCACAGATATTACCGCAGCTAAACAAACAGAATTAGCTTTGCGGGAAAGCGAAATGCGCTTCCGCAGCGTGGTAGAATCTAACATGATCGGCATCGGTTTCTGGGATGTCACCGGCGAAGTTACGGACGCTAACGACGCCTTGCTGGAAATGATCGGATATACTAGGGAAGACTTAGTTTCGGGACAGATCCGCTGGCCAGATCTCACGGCGCCGGAATATCTAGAACTAGATCGCATCGCCGTCGCGCAAGTCGAAGCCGAAGGAAGTTGCGCGCCTTTTGAAAAAGAATATCTCCGCAAAGACGGCACGCGCTTCCCAGTTTTAGTCGGC of Oscillatoria nigro-viridis PCC 7112 contains these proteins:
- a CDS encoding glycoside hydrolase family 2 protein, which gives rise to MNHKLAKIIGLFFAAATLFGFVGYALQNPYLASNCAMSIGSPNLTIAAGGAIDNKRSQIYLNGTWQFVPAVGNLQNPPVSPNWGSISVPGDWQKENNESVPGIITRGSGKDWENFNSKQLSKAWYQKNIDIPDDWTNRRIFIDLARVSTDAVIFVNGINCGQIPWPYGTIEITKAAKLGQNTISILVVAVSDEKEKAVIMGPTEIYTEKSKLQSRGIIGEVRLLSLPPGPLISDVFVQTSTRKKQVKLDVELKDVAQNGKVELIAQMLDEKGKVQQQFTANASVQAKPLQTLQVQWNWPNPRLWDVGQPNLYTLQLAVKGSGIDTQYHQPFGFREFWIEGRKFFLNGTEFRLRPILHSDTWQGGILEVSDRLIDGYVKAGFNITEMWPWNHDERGRWHFRELFSERADLKGFPIMAPALDISPIAWNGKWKNPYWKNRWKARMVTEMRRYRNHPSVLMWATSPNFFGNADDQNPRRIGKSKVEGTLSPSENERLRVNTPLGNDAIATIKSADPTRPVMVHQGAYFGDVYALNTYLNMIPLQEREEWISEWSKTGEMPYMAVEFGTPLHATMMRARKGFGQAILSEPWMTEFAAIYFGKQAYELETAAYKNKIREQFFRGQEYQSWHFKKELDFAPAFQKLQQLFSTNTWRSWRTFGISGGMIPWNDGHGWEVSEAGKKKVDIGAFQPGGRGVYLKQVSNNLLNYLQPEAYIVHPGGEAIMNNNSSTLAWIAGASPVFTAKDRNLFVGGKLAKQVVLINDTRAAQEFSFNWRVLVGGKEVKKGEEKGTIESAGTLFFPIELNLPNTISSKADGEIRLTARVGDRSHSDTFAFRVFPNQAKSKDTLTIFDPAGKTSAMLQQLGHQLVPWNGSQLASLLIIGREAFSSGENLPGSLESFVRNGGKAIVFPQRREWLENTGFRVAAHVSRRAFPVDSNHPAISGLDSEDLRDWAGESTLVEAYPNTIQTGANLSPANKPWYGWRWGNRGGVSSASIEKPHRSGWRPILESEFDLAYSPLMELDYGKGRLILNELDLEDHYSVDAGAAQLVQQIVSYGMNSPVLGKPDKVVLIGGDGDAQKLDSLGVIYQRASSLSNDVDLVIVGREANLKDAALRGYLNAGGKAFFLPRQVPVAGLGVGLQQAQDFGGSLAVPSWDEVKGVSASDLRSRSFYDTWLIKSGGEMGADGLLSRVKVGKGVAIFSQIEPDSLNADTKTYLRFTRWRQTRANAQILANLGASFKADGSVFNGSSREFYHWDYRTDFEKGDDPYRYYRW
- a CDS encoding type II toxin-antitoxin system Phd/YefM family antitoxin, encoding MLTKTVDVQEAQTNLKELLSLALKGIEVVLTEGGIPLVRLAPIASPTKQRTAGLHAGAVWTSNDFDEPLPDEFWTGNL